The proteins below are encoded in one region of Streptomyces marianii:
- a CDS encoding alkaline phosphatase D family protein encodes MTSRVRTTTSRRTVVKAAAATAVAGSVMAGTESSSASAHERGPAFVHGVASGDPLPDGVLLWTRVTPAPDALPGSGKGPDTEVSWEIAEDRGFTRVVAGGRTNATAATDHTVKVDVRGLSPATAYFFRFASGGTVSATGRTRTAPAADAAAPGVRFGVVSCANWESGYFAAYRHLAARADLDAILHLGDYIYEYGTGHLPADEYVVRRHEPAHEITTLADYRIRHGTYKTDADLQALHAAHPLVAIWDDHEIANNAWAGGAENHTPGTEGDYAARAAAAKRAYFEWMPVRTSTEGTVYRRLRFGKLADLHLLDLRSFRSEQASVGSGKVDDPERTITGRAQLDWLKSGLASSDATWKLVGTSVMISPLAFGALPAHLLGPIAELLGLPKEGLAVNVDQWDGYTDDRKELLKHLTDRGIENTVFLTGDIHTAWANDVPVKAATYPLSRSAATEFVVASVTTENLDDILHVAPGTVSLVAATAVKVANRHVKWVDLDHHGYGVLDVTAERSQMDYYVLSDRTKADATARWVRSYRTRSGTQRVERVSQPVR; translated from the coding sequence GTGACTAGCAGAGTCCGCACAACCACGAGCCGGCGCACGGTCGTCAAGGCCGCTGCCGCCACCGCTGTCGCCGGATCCGTTATGGCCGGCACCGAGTCCTCGTCCGCGTCGGCCCACGAGCGGGGCCCCGCTTTCGTGCACGGGGTCGCCTCCGGGGATCCGCTCCCCGACGGCGTGCTGTTGTGGACCCGGGTCACCCCGGCCCCCGACGCCCTGCCCGGTTCCGGCAAGGGCCCCGACACCGAAGTGAGTTGGGAGATCGCCGAGGACAGGGGCTTCACCAGGGTCGTCGCCGGCGGCCGGACCAACGCCACCGCGGCCACCGACCACACCGTCAAGGTCGACGTCAGAGGGCTCTCCCCGGCCACCGCCTACTTCTTCCGCTTCGCCTCCGGCGGCACCGTCTCCGCCACCGGCCGCACCAGGACCGCGCCCGCCGCCGACGCCGCCGCGCCCGGGGTGCGCTTCGGCGTGGTCTCCTGCGCCAACTGGGAGTCCGGATACTTCGCGGCGTACCGCCATCTCGCGGCCCGCGCCGACCTGGACGCGATCCTGCACCTCGGCGACTACATCTACGAGTACGGCACCGGACACCTCCCGGCCGACGAGTACGTCGTGCGCCGGCACGAGCCCGCGCACGAGATCACGACCCTCGCCGACTACCGTATCCGGCACGGCACGTACAAGACCGACGCCGACCTCCAGGCACTGCACGCCGCCCATCCGCTCGTCGCGATCTGGGACGACCACGAGATCGCCAACAATGCCTGGGCGGGCGGCGCGGAAAACCACACGCCCGGCACCGAGGGCGACTACGCGGCCCGCGCCGCGGCGGCCAAGCGGGCCTACTTCGAGTGGATGCCCGTGCGCACCTCCACCGAGGGCACCGTCTACCGCCGGCTGCGCTTCGGCAAGCTGGCCGACCTGCATCTGCTGGACCTCCGCTCGTTCCGCTCCGAGCAGGCGTCCGTGGGCAGCGGCAAGGTCGACGACCCGGAGCGCACGATCACCGGCCGCGCCCAGCTGGACTGGCTCAAGTCCGGCCTGGCGTCCTCGGACGCCACCTGGAAGCTCGTCGGCACCTCGGTGATGATCTCACCACTCGCCTTCGGCGCGCTGCCCGCCCATCTGCTGGGGCCGATCGCCGAACTGCTCGGCCTGCCCAAGGAGGGCCTCGCGGTCAACGTGGACCAGTGGGACGGCTACACGGACGACCGGAAGGAGCTGCTGAAGCACCTGACGGACCGGGGGATCGAGAACACCGTCTTCCTCACCGGCGACATCCACACGGCATGGGCCAACGACGTGCCGGTGAAGGCCGCGACGTACCCGCTGTCGCGGTCGGCGGCCACCGAGTTCGTGGTGGCGTCGGTGACCACCGAGAACCTGGACGACATCCTGCACGTCGCCCCCGGCACCGTCTCGCTGGTCGCGGCCACCGCGGTCAAGGTCGCGAACCGCCATGTGAAGTGGGTCGACTTGGACCACCACGGCTACGGCGTCCTCGACGTGACCGCCGAACGGTCGCAGATGGACTACTACGTCCTGTCCGACCGGACGAAGGCCGACGCGACGGCCCGCTGGGTCCGCTCCTATCGGACCCGCAGCGGAACCCAGCGGGTCGAGCGAGTGAGCCAGCCGGTGCGCTGA
- a CDS encoding cytochrome P450 family protein, giving the protein MPAEAVPRPPSDLLASRMRDPYPYFAWLRRHAPAYVERRPGRPAVWQVSRYQDVRSLLADPRLSKHPGRVPGYVPGPAGLNRHLVHSDPPAHTRLRTLVSTAFLPRRIALLEPFIAGVAHRLLDRVEHQAHVDLIADFAAPLTFRLICAILGVPEHLDAASTRNTLMATIAPRTSADPERAERDLHALLDVLIAGKRSGDEPGGVDLLGALVRAGDESGVMNEEELRSTAYLLLLVGHDTTMNLIGNGMLALLCHRAEAERLAARGAASALLTTAVEELLRYDSPVRDATFRCAAEPISLHGRTIRKGDIVSLLIGSANRDGQRFTDPDRLDLGRTPNNHLAFGYGPHFCVGAALARLEGAVAFPLLLERLGGAQLAKPAGELPWRPARVMRGLEALPLVRR; this is encoded by the coding sequence GTGCCCGCTGAAGCCGTCCCCCGTCCGCCTTCCGACCTCCTGGCGAGCCGCATGCGTGATCCCTACCCGTACTTCGCCTGGCTGCGGCGCCACGCCCCCGCCTACGTGGAGCGGCGCCCCGGCCGGCCCGCGGTGTGGCAGGTCTCCCGGTACCAGGACGTACGCTCCCTGCTGGCCGACCCCCGGCTCAGCAAGCACCCGGGGAGGGTGCCGGGATACGTGCCGGGGCCGGCCGGGCTCAACCGACACCTGGTCCACTCCGACCCCCCGGCCCACACCCGGCTGCGGACCCTGGTCAGCACCGCGTTCCTGCCCCGCCGGATCGCCCTGCTGGAACCCTTCATCGCAGGGGTGGCGCACCGCCTCCTGGACCGGGTCGAACACCAAGCGCACGTCGACCTGATCGCGGACTTCGCGGCGCCGCTGACGTTCCGGTTGATCTGCGCGATCCTCGGCGTCCCCGAGCACCTGGACGCGGCGTCGACCCGGAACACGCTCATGGCCACCATCGCCCCCCGTACGTCCGCGGATCCGGAACGTGCCGAGCGCGATCTGCACGCGCTGCTGGACGTCCTCATCGCCGGCAAGCGGTCCGGGGACGAGCCCGGCGGCGTGGACCTGCTGGGTGCCCTGGTTCGGGCCGGTGACGAGAGCGGGGTCATGAACGAGGAGGAGTTGCGCTCCACCGCCTACCTGCTGCTGCTGGTGGGGCACGACACCACCATGAACCTGATCGGCAACGGCATGCTCGCCCTCCTGTGCCATCGCGCCGAGGCCGAGCGCCTTGCCGCGCGGGGTGCTGCTTCGGCGCTTCTCACCACGGCGGTCGAGGAACTCCTGCGCTACGACTCCCCCGTGCGGGATGCCACGTTCAGATGTGCTGCCGAGCCGATCTCCCTGCACGGCCGGACAATCCGCAAGGGAGACATCGTCAGCCTTCTGATCGGGTCCGCCAACCGCGACGGTCAACGCTTCACCGATCCGGACCGCCTCGACCTGGGCCGGACGCCCAACAACCACCTGGCCTTCGGCTACGGGCCCCACTTCTGTGTCGGCGCCGCCCTTGCCCGCCTCGAAGGCGCCGTCGCCTTCCCCCTGCTCCTCGAGCGCCTCGGCGGTGCGCAGCTGGCCAAACCGGCCGGCGAACTGCCCTGGCGCCCGGCCCGCGTCATGCGCGGTCTCGAGGCGCTCCCCCTCGTCCGGCGATGA
- a CDS encoding crotonase/enoyl-CoA hydratase family protein, with the protein MKRSADLPTPFLEDMMSTAAPEPVVLTARREGTLVITLNRPGSRNAVDQALAGAVDTALTLLENDPALEVGILTGAGGHFCSGMDLKAFPEEGVPRIADRGLAGLTRAHRSKPVIAAVEGAAVAGGFELALACDLITAADTAFFALPEVARGLIASEGGAIRLPSRLPHHRAMEMLLTASRLPAADGFRYGLVNRLTGEGEALDAAIALAERVRANCPQAVRITRQVVTDTQGLDDRTAFTVQDPLTAPVFHTSSAAEGALAFCEKRPPAWTP; encoded by the coding sequence ATGAAACGGTCCGCCGACCTCCCCACCCCCTTCTTGGAGGACATGATGAGCACCGCCGCCCCTGAGCCAGTAGTACTGACTGCCCGACGCGAAGGCACCCTGGTCATCACCCTCAACCGGCCCGGCAGCCGCAACGCCGTCGACCAGGCCCTGGCCGGCGCCGTCGACACCGCGCTCACCCTCCTGGAGAACGACCCTGCGCTCGAGGTCGGCATCCTCACAGGCGCCGGCGGCCACTTCTGCTCCGGCATGGACCTCAAGGCCTTTCCCGAGGAGGGAGTGCCGAGGATCGCCGACCGCGGACTTGCCGGGCTCACCCGCGCCCACCGGTCGAAACCGGTCATCGCCGCCGTCGAAGGCGCGGCCGTCGCCGGCGGTTTCGAACTCGCCCTCGCCTGCGACCTGATCACCGCCGCCGACACCGCCTTCTTCGCGCTGCCTGAAGTCGCCCGAGGCCTCATCGCCTCCGAAGGCGGAGCCATCCGCCTCCCCTCCCGGCTCCCCCATCACCGGGCCATGGAAATGCTCCTGACCGCATCACGGCTGCCCGCCGCGGACGGCTTCCGGTACGGACTCGTCAACCGGCTCACCGGCGAGGGCGAAGCCCTCGACGCCGCGATCGCCCTGGCCGAGCGCGTTCGCGCCAACTGCCCGCAAGCGGTCCGGATCACCCGGCAGGTCGTCACGGACACCCAAGGCCTCGACGACCGCACGGCGTTCACCGTCCAGGACCCGCTCACCGCACCCGTCTTCCACACGAGTTCGGCAGCCGAGGGGGCCCTGGCATTCTGCGAGAAGCGGCCCCCGGCCTGGACACCCTGA
- a CDS encoding 3-oxoacyl-ACP synthase III family protein → MSTPELLTRMEKAPEFDLLKITGMAERRVADDTADTPEDCLTMAVSAARACLGRSRYAADEIDIVISCSISRTTDGRRHQFEPSFARRIAAELGADRAIHFDVSNACAGMMTGVYLLDRMIRSGEVRSGLVLSGEHITPIAFTAAREMEDSRDPQFASLSVGDSAVAVLVDRATDDADVIHDIELMTCSEYSHLCLGMPSDDTGDLAMYTNNKEMHAKDRLSLWPAFHRDRLADDGRRFAGEGYDFVIQHQVGSRFIDFMNHVGESMFGTPMPESLSVVERFANTATTSHYLALHQALMERRIPRGSKVLMVPAASGVVTGFLSATVSSLEV, encoded by the coding sequence ATGAGCACTCCGGAACTCCTCACCCGCATGGAGAAAGCGCCTGAGTTCGACCTTCTGAAAATTACCGGAATGGCCGAGCGCCGGGTCGCGGACGATACCGCCGACACCCCCGAGGACTGCCTCACCATGGCCGTCTCGGCGGCCCGCGCGTGCCTCGGCCGCTCGCGCTACGCCGCCGACGAGATCGACATCGTGATCTCCTGCTCCATCAGCCGTACGACGGACGGCCGACGCCACCAGTTCGAGCCTTCCTTCGCCCGCCGCATCGCCGCGGAACTCGGCGCGGACAGGGCGATCCACTTCGATGTGTCCAACGCCTGCGCAGGCATGATGACCGGCGTCTATCTGCTGGACCGGATGATCCGCTCGGGTGAGGTGCGCAGCGGTCTGGTGCTCAGCGGAGAGCACATCACCCCGATCGCCTTCACCGCCGCGCGCGAGATGGAGGACAGCCGGGACCCTCAGTTCGCGTCACTCTCCGTCGGTGACTCCGCCGTCGCCGTCCTCGTCGACCGCGCCACCGACGACGCCGACGTCATCCACGACATCGAGCTGATGACCTGCTCGGAGTACTCGCACCTGTGCCTGGGCATGCCGAGCGACGACACCGGCGACCTGGCCATGTACACCAACAACAAGGAGATGCACGCCAAGGACCGTCTCTCGCTGTGGCCGGCCTTCCACCGGGACCGACTCGCCGACGACGGCCGCCGGTTCGCCGGCGAGGGGTACGACTTCGTGATCCAGCACCAGGTCGGCAGCCGCTTCATCGACTTCATGAACCACGTGGGCGAGAGCATGTTCGGGACACCGATGCCCGAGTCGCTCTCGGTCGTCGAGAGGTTCGCCAACACCGCGACCACATCCCACTATCTGGCCCTGCACCAGGCACTCATGGAACGCCGCATACCCAGGGGCTCGAAGGTCCTCATGGTGCCCGCCGCCTCCGGCGTGGTGACCGGGTTCCTGTCCGCGACCGTCTCCTCCCTGGAGGTATGA
- a CDS encoding beta-ketoacyl-[acyl-carrier-protein] synthase family protein produces the protein MATVITSTALSPADETGSAIGYAASAGRACLRRAGLTPADVDVLINVGVYRDSNVSEPSVAALIQKRIGVNLDYLHATDRHAAFSFDLMNGACGVLNAVQAGGSLLAAGSARRVLVVSADTHPSMDPARAGTAAFPYASTGAAVLLERSDDARGFGRVHHRSLPGGHGVNGYLPLYEAGSEGRNTIAVDRDSGVVERMLDLAVDSVRDALAAEYGAEAAQAPTVLDRTLLITSQPSHDFASRLSKRLGLASDAAVTVEGLKGDPHTSALAYGFTQARDSGRLAGHDRILFLAVGAGLSSATSLYRLTGGTEGAAR, from the coding sequence ATGGCCACCGTCATCACCTCGACGGCACTCAGCCCGGCCGACGAGACCGGCAGCGCGATCGGATACGCGGCATCCGCCGGCCGTGCGTGTCTGCGGCGAGCGGGTCTCACACCCGCGGACGTCGACGTGCTGATCAACGTCGGCGTCTACCGCGACTCCAACGTCTCCGAGCCGTCCGTCGCCGCGCTCATCCAGAAGCGCATCGGCGTCAACCTGGACTACCTGCACGCCACCGACAGGCATGCCGCGTTCTCGTTCGACCTGATGAACGGTGCCTGCGGCGTGCTCAACGCCGTCCAGGCCGGGGGTTCGCTGCTGGCGGCCGGCAGCGCCCGCCGGGTGCTGGTGGTCTCCGCCGACACCCACCCCTCGATGGACCCGGCCAGAGCGGGGACGGCCGCGTTCCCGTATGCGAGCACCGGTGCGGCAGTGCTGCTGGAACGCAGTGACGACGCCCGCGGCTTCGGACGGGTGCACCACCGTTCGCTGCCGGGCGGCCATGGCGTCAACGGATATCTGCCGCTGTACGAGGCCGGCTCCGAAGGCCGGAACACGATAGCCGTCGACCGCGACAGCGGCGTGGTGGAGCGGATGCTCGATCTCGCCGTCGACTCCGTGCGCGACGCGCTCGCAGCCGAGTACGGTGCGGAAGCGGCCCAGGCGCCGACGGTCCTGGACCGCACACTGCTGATCACCTCCCAGCCGTCGCACGACTTCGCCTCCCGCCTGTCCAAGCGCCTGGGCCTGGCATCCGATGCCGCGGTGACCGTCGAAGGGCTCAAGGGCGACCCGCACACCTCCGCACTCGCCTACGGCTTCACGCAGGCCCGGGACTCGGGGCGGCTCGCGGGCCACGACCGGATCCTCTTCCTCGCCGTCGGCGCGGGCCTGAGCTCGGCGACGTCCCTCTACCGTCTGACCGGCGGCACCGAGGGAGCCGCCCGCTGA
- a CDS encoding fatty acid CoA ligase family protein: MSGTMTEPARNASLAELLARHAARDPDRAAVIHPAGRQGSSGPAVYTSVGYGDFAARVTACAAGLSARGIGRGTRTALLVTPGADLLILVFALMHTGAVPVVVDPGMGLGRMLDCIRRVGVQAFIGVPSANMLRRLRPRAFAGVKSVITLPRGNGTGLAELSALGAGRPRLPPQASGPDDVALIGYTTGSTGPAKPVEITVGMLRGMAHGVEAGHFTADMTSTLVTMPLMGVFDLAAGRTVVVPRMNMGRVGAADPVLLTDAIRRFGVNAMFASPALLGPLSAHLAKTGAQVPSLRLIVSGGAPVSPGLMTALRTVLPDEANVFSTYGSTEALPMALVESREALAGPADGPAAALGVCVGRPAPGTTVRTIEVSDGPVPFWTPELPVAEGEIGEIVVSGQAVSPRYFRSPGADAEHKIQDGGRRWHRTGDVGWIDGEGRIWFCGRKSHRVRTANGDLHTVRCEGVFNAHPQVRRTALVGFGPHGGQRPVLCVELEPDTGPGHWPRIERELRALGVGTAVTKGIEDFLPHPAFPVDIRHNAKIRRELLAGWAEDRLTGSRRPTAADRALRTVPLLGWAYLPAWPLLPWNHVALTALWWIDAFLSVVVHALQIPSALRVEQELATGRRPWRTAALTMLFGATWWRRRGGRAKGTAS, translated from the coding sequence ATGTCCGGCACCATGACCGAGCCGGCCCGGAACGCGTCCCTGGCCGAACTGCTCGCCCGGCACGCCGCGCGTGACCCCGACAGGGCAGCCGTCATCCATCCGGCCGGGAGGCAGGGCTCGTCGGGGCCGGCCGTCTACACCTCGGTCGGCTACGGCGACTTCGCCGCCCGGGTCACCGCGTGCGCCGCCGGTCTCAGCGCTCGTGGTATCGGCCGCGGTACCCGTACGGCCCTGCTGGTGACTCCCGGCGCCGACCTGCTCATCCTGGTCTTCGCCCTGATGCACACAGGCGCGGTCCCCGTGGTGGTCGACCCCGGCATGGGACTGGGCCGCATGCTGGACTGCATCCGCCGGGTGGGGGTCCAGGCCTTCATCGGCGTACCGTCCGCGAACATGCTCCGGCGCCTTCGGCCGCGTGCCTTCGCCGGAGTGAAGAGCGTGATCACGCTGCCCCGGGGGAACGGCACCGGACTCGCGGAGCTGTCCGCCCTCGGAGCGGGCCGGCCGCGCCTGCCTCCGCAGGCGTCCGGGCCGGACGACGTCGCGCTGATCGGCTACACCACCGGCAGTACGGGTCCGGCCAAACCGGTCGAGATCACCGTCGGCATGCTGCGGGGGATGGCGCACGGCGTCGAGGCCGGCCACTTCACCGCTGACATGACCAGCACTCTGGTCACGATGCCGCTGATGGGTGTGTTCGACCTCGCGGCGGGCCGCACGGTGGTGGTGCCGAGGATGAACATGGGCCGGGTCGGCGCCGCCGACCCGGTGCTGCTCACCGACGCCATCCGGCGTTTCGGTGTGAACGCCATGTTCGCCTCGCCCGCCCTGCTGGGACCGCTCTCGGCCCATCTGGCGAAGACCGGTGCCCAAGTGCCGTCACTGCGTCTGATCGTCTCCGGTGGAGCCCCGGTGAGCCCTGGGCTGATGACCGCTCTGCGCACCGTACTGCCGGACGAAGCAAACGTGTTCAGCACCTACGGGTCGACCGAGGCACTGCCGATGGCGCTGGTCGAGAGCAGGGAGGCACTGGCCGGACCCGCCGACGGCCCCGCCGCCGCCCTCGGTGTCTGTGTGGGGCGGCCCGCGCCCGGGACAACAGTCCGCACCATCGAGGTCAGCGACGGACCGGTTCCCTTCTGGACGCCCGAACTTCCCGTCGCAGAAGGTGAGATCGGCGAGATCGTGGTCAGTGGCCAGGCGGTCAGCCCGCGCTACTTCCGCTCACCCGGGGCCGATGCCGAGCACAAGATCCAGGATGGCGGGCGTCGCTGGCACCGCACCGGCGACGTCGGCTGGATCGACGGCGAGGGCCGCATCTGGTTCTGCGGACGCAAGAGCCACCGCGTCCGCACGGCGAACGGCGACCTGCACACCGTGCGATGCGAAGGCGTCTTCAACGCCCATCCGCAGGTCAGGCGCACAGCACTGGTGGGCTTCGGCCCGCACGGCGGGCAGCGGCCCGTGCTGTGCGTGGAGCTCGAGCCGGACACGGGGCCGGGGCACTGGCCGCGGATCGAGCGCGAGTTGCGCGCCCTGGGCGTCGGCACCGCGGTGACCAAGGGGATCGAGGACTTCCTGCCGCATCCCGCCTTCCCCGTGGACATCCGCCACAACGCCAAGATCCGCCGGGAGCTGCTGGCAGGCTGGGCCGAGGACCGGCTCACCGGAAGTCGCCGTCCGACCGCCGCGGACCGGGCGTTGCGCACCGTCCCGCTGCTCGGCTGGGCCTATCTGCCGGCCTGGCCGCTGCTGCCCTGGAACCACGTGGCGCTGACCGCCCTGTGGTGGATCGACGCCTTCCTCAGCGTCGTCGTCCATGCACTCCAGATACCGTCCGCCCTGCGTGTGGAGCAGGAGCTGGCCACCGGGCGAAGGCCCTGGAGGACGGCCGCGCTGACGATGCTGTTCGGTGCGACCTGGTGGCGCCGGCGCGGCGGCAGGGCGAAGGGGACGGCCTCGTGA
- a CDS encoding NAD-dependent epimerase/dehydratase family protein, giving the protein MKVLVTGASGFLGSHIVDACLRAGDTVRVLVREESDLSHLRTVTGVEFAYGDLRDAASLRRAAEGVDVVHHSAARVTDRGTRAQFRDENVEGTERLMAAARRAGARRFVFISSPSALMGVRGGDQIDIDESEPYPARHLNLYSETKAEAERLVLAADRREFTTVALRPRAVWGPRDHSGFMPRLIAKMMTGSLPDLSGGRPVYASLCYCENAADACVRAARADGVGGRAYFIADREPVEVWSMLAVLAGRFGGEPPTRQVSHGLLRALAVTADTLWKLPPLARHSSPPLSRYTLALLTRSATYDTSAARRDLAPPPVAHDVGMARLEAWIDSIGGVNEYIRKVQ; this is encoded by the coding sequence GTGAAAGTGCTGGTGACGGGCGCGTCCGGGTTCCTGGGCAGCCACATCGTCGACGCCTGTCTGCGCGCGGGCGACACGGTGCGGGTCCTCGTCCGCGAGGAGAGCGATCTCAGCCATCTGCGCACCGTCACGGGCGTCGAGTTCGCGTACGGAGATCTGCGTGACGCCGCGTCCCTGCGAAGGGCGGCGGAAGGCGTCGACGTCGTGCACCACAGTGCGGCCAGGGTCACCGACCGAGGCACCCGGGCCCAGTTCCGGGACGAGAACGTCGAGGGCACCGAGCGCCTGATGGCGGCGGCCCGGCGAGCCGGGGCACGGCGCTTCGTGTTCATCAGCAGCCCCAGCGCGCTGATGGGCGTTCGCGGGGGTGACCAGATCGACATCGACGAGAGCGAGCCCTACCCCGCACGGCACCTCAACCTCTACTCGGAGACCAAGGCCGAAGCTGAGCGTCTCGTCCTGGCCGCGGACCGCAGGGAGTTCACCACCGTCGCACTGCGCCCGCGGGCCGTGTGGGGCCCGCGTGACCACTCCGGTTTCATGCCTCGGCTGATCGCGAAGATGATGACGGGAAGTCTGCCCGACCTCTCCGGCGGCAGGCCGGTGTACGCCTCGCTGTGCTACTGCGAGAACGCCGCCGACGCCTGTGTACGGGCGGCACGTGCCGACGGGGTCGGCGGCCGGGCGTACTTCATCGCCGACCGGGAGCCGGTGGAGGTGTGGAGCATGCTCGCCGTCCTCGCCGGACGGTTCGGGGGCGAGCCCCCCACCCGGCAGGTCTCCCACGGTCTGCTGCGGGCGCTCGCCGTCACGGCGGACACGCTCTGGAAGCTGCCGCCGCTGGCCAGGCACTCCTCCCCGCCGCTCTCCCGGTACACGCTGGCCCTGCTGACGCGTTCGGCGACGTACGACACCTCGGCCGCACGGCGGGACCTGGCGCCGCCACCGGTCGCCCACGACGTGGGGATGGCCCGGCTCGAGGCCTGGATCGACAGCATCGGCGGCGTCAACGAGTACATCAGGAAGGTGCAGTAG